The genomic region CCACAGTTGCAGCAAAGGTCACTTCAGCACCAATTACAGCGGCCGATTCGACCAATGTTTGTGACAAATGTTAGAAGATTTTCGGACGTGATCTGATCGATTACGAAGTCTAGGTTCAGTTTCGCGGTTGCATCTGAGTCACCATATGAATGCACTAGGGAATTACGAACGGCATATATTTCATCGGCAACCTGCGGATCAGAATAATCCGGGTTAGCTTTTGACATATGGTCTGTGATGAACTTCTTAAACTCACCCTTGGTATTTTTTTGACCAGGATTAATTGCGAGTCCCATGTAATCAATGCAACACATCGAGAGAACCATCGATCCCATCAGTGCGCCTACGGCGTGAAGAATATCCGCAACCGCTGTCTCAAAAAAATCATGCTTTGCGATTTTTTCGTAAATATCCGAGGCATTGTTATATTCAAATCACTTTTCTATGAATTGAAATTGTTAAGCTACTTTTAATTAGATCAACTCGTTTTAAATCAGCGACGCTGATAGTTCCTTTTTTGAATACTGATACTACAATTACCAACAAAGTTTATGGATCATAGAATCGAAACCTTAATTTGAATTAAAACAATTGCAACGAGATTCACCACAGAAATAATAAATAATTACTATTTTATACGATTTTGATAGATTCCGGCGACCATTTCAGCTCGCTCAAACCTTTCTAAATCTGTCGACATCGCAAGCTCATGGTTCTTAGACGTAACGCTTAAAACGATATTCGCCTTACTAACAAGAAGCCTCATATAATATTCACTTGGATCCAATATTCTGAACAATACCAAGAAAAAAGAAGAAGACAATCGAGTTAATATAGGAATCGGATTCCCTTCTAAAATATTCTCACGGATACTAAAGGCATCATAGTGTAAAATTGCTATAGTCCAAAAGGCCGAAGAGACAATTATTCCAAAGGCAGATTTAGAAGCTAAAAAGTAACCGAGCAGAGGTAAAATATAAACGAAAATCAGCGAAATGGAAAGAGAAATAATAATACCTGAAAATAACAAAAAGGCTTTTACCCTTTCGTCTCCGCGACTTTTAAAAATCGAAAAAAAAGCTTCAAAGCAGGAGATGAGTATGTAAAAGCAACAGTAGCCGATGATTAAATGGTAATTCCAGGTAGGAGAATAAGAAAAATTTTCTGGTTCCCGAATCTTGACTACATTACAAGTCAAAATTACAATTGAGAAATATACTAAAAGTATGAAATTAGTAGTATATTCAAATTTCCTAAATATATTACTACGTTTAACCGTTAACAAAGAAGAAACGACCTCATGCAACAAGTAAGGGGCAAAAATAATCGGTAACAAAGTCCAATTGATGAGAAGATTTCGATGTTCAAGCCCGAACGAGCCTCTCTGTCCAAGAAAAAGCATCCATAAAGAAAGAGAAATTGTCAGATAGAAAAAATAATTTCGAACTGGCTCTTTCGGAGCAAAGATTCGAACATACAATCCTAAAGAGAAAGCGAATATTCCGATACCAGTGCTAATCAAAACGACAAATTCTCCTCAAAAATATGTTAGTTATATTATTTTTGAGGCAATTTTCTGTAAACACTCTTTTCCGATTTCTACCACTTCGAACCAAGACATTTCACCATTTAGATAGAACCCAGGAAAATACATTGGGCCCATATATCTTACTGACTCTAAAGCGCCCTCTCGAAAGTAAATTCTTTCAATCCCGGATAGCTTTGGATTATACATACCGTAAACCATATCATAACCTTTCTTCACGCAATGTCTTGCCGTTTCAATGAAAGTTAACTTAGCGGCTTTCCCGCCTTTTGCACTTTTTATGAATGAAACCGAATTCCAATCGGCAACATTCTCTTCAAGAACTCCGTACCTTTTTGGGGGGAATTCGCTTCCTTTAATAAACGCAACTTCGAGCGGAATAAAATTCCAGGGAAACTTTTCAGTAATTCTCATCGCGGCAAGAATTCCCTCTTCCCCTTCCACATAGAACCAAGTAGACCAATAATCATAATTTACGTTTTTCCAAGGCGAATTTGTATAACCGGCATCTAAATAAATTTTAGAAACAAATTCTTTAATTTTCTGAAGGACGTCTGGGGATTCCAGGCCGATGATTTTTTTGACTGCAAGTTTCTCTATTACTTGTGACATAATGAAAATTATGTCACATTTACCAAAAAAACTCAAACAGATTATTTTTTACTTAGAATTCAAAAAAAGAAATTAACAAAAATCACTTTGGATCTAATTTTTCCGCCAACACTTTGATTGCAGATAAATTTCGATCTGAAAGTTTCAAAAGGATTCCTATTAAATCCACTAAACCTGCTTTCTTGCGAATGCTTTGAAGCAATTTTAGATCTTCTTCTTCAATATCAGAATTAAAATTCTCGTCCGGAAGAAGCATTTCTCCTTTTCCGCTTACGACCCACTCATCTGAAACACTGAACATAGATCTCAATTGAGACAGAAATCTAGGGGTAATTACGTTCTCACCATTCTGTAATCGAGTAATAGTGCTTTCGG from Leptospira stimsonii harbors:
- a CDS encoding helix-turn-helix domain-containing protein, encoding MTDPEVLERLKIVFKYLKTAKKLNQKMLSLKFGVSESTITRLQNGENVITPRFLSQLRSMFSVSDEWVVSGKGEMLLPDENFNSDIEEEDLKLLQSIRKKAGLVDLIGILLKLSDRNLSAIKVLAEKLDPK
- a CDS encoding LIC10906 family membrane protein: MISTGIGIFAFSLGLYVRIFAPKEPVRNYFFYLTISLSLWMLFLGQRGSFGLEHRNLLINWTLLPIIFAPYLLHEVVSSLLTVKRSNIFRKFEYTTNFILLVYFSIVILTCNVVKIREPENFSYSPTWNYHLIIGYCCFYILISCFEAFFSIFKSRGDERVKAFLLFSGIIISLSISLIFVYILPLLGYFLASKSAFGIIVSSAFWTIAILHYDAFSIRENILEGNPIPILTRLSSSFFLVLFRILDPSEYYMRLLVSKANIVLSVTSKNHELAMSTDLERFERAEMVAGIYQNRIK
- a CDS encoding LBL_2463 family protein; protein product: MSQVIEKLAVKKIIGLESPDVLQKIKEFVSKIYLDAGYTNSPWKNVNYDYWSTWFYVEGEEGILAAMRITEKFPWNFIPLEVAFIKGSEFPPKRYGVLEENVADWNSVSFIKSAKGGKAAKLTFIETARHCVKKGYDMVYGMYNPKLSGIERIYFREGALESVRYMGPMYFPGFYLNGEMSWFEVVEIGKECLQKIASKII